The Phycisphaeraceae bacterium genome segment TGCCGCCATCGCTTCCGACCGAGGCAACCGCCCACGGCACGAGCCGCTTGGTGTCGGCGATGCCGAGGAAGTTCTCGTTCGGATCAATCGAAAGAAAGGCCAGGTCTCCAGAGGTGCGCTCAAAGATCACATCGTGCACCGTGCCGCACTGCTTGCCTCGGCAGGTGACGCTCTTGCCCTGCAGATCGCTCGCAAGGAGGAGCCGCGTCGGACTTGTCGATGCGGCCGACGAGTCGACGTGCCACAACGGCTTCGCGTTGTTGTCCCGAAGGCGGAGGTCCTTGCCGTTGGCACTGAGCCGAGTTGCCACGCTGCGGTGATCGGGGTCCCGTGGCAGTGCCATGGTGTCGATGACCACGCTGTCCCCTCGCATGGGAGCGATCTCGCTGCTGTTGACAAACCATGTCGGACCGAGCGCAATCTCTCTATTCGCGCCCTCGTCGGTCGCGACGACAACAAGCACCTGCTCGCCTACCCCGCTGAGCCGTTCACGCCGGACGGACGTGATCGTTCCTTGGACGCGCGCGGTGCTGGGATTGTCGAGACTACCGGCGTATGGATCGCGGGAGTCCGACTCCTTCGCCAGCGTGCCCGAAACCTTGCTCCACGTCTGAGGGGTGAACTCGGGGAACTTCTCCAACTGCTCCGCCGTCGCTGACAGCAGCAGGTTCTGGTCCTTGCCGGAGTCCCAGCGGAACGAGTTCACGGGTATCGCGATCTCTCGACCGCCCAGGCCGAGAACGCCGCCGGTTTTGACGACGATGTGCTCGATACGCCCGGACCCGCGGTCGATAACTAGGTTCGAGACGTCGGCGATCACCTCTCCGTTGTCATTGACGACAGAACGCGAGTTGACCCAGTCGGCGGACCTGAAGTCCGCGTTCGTCATGCGGTTTGGATCCTGCTGACGGGACTCGTGCGGTGTTGCCCGCGGCGGGTCAGTTGCCGGCTGGACGCTGAGCGCCATGCCCGCACAAGCAAGGATAAGGCCGGCAACTGTAACGTGGATCGTCGTGCTGCAGTTCATCTTTGTGCTCCTTCGTTGATGTGGGCCAAGGCAAAGAACACCTGCGCAGGGCAACGCTTAGTGTGGCACGGCTGTTCCGACGCTTTCAGAATCGGGCCTCTCGGTGATGCCGCGCCTCGTGGAATAGTGGGGCGGACCAGTGGGTTGTGCGAGTGGAGGTAGCCGCGGTGCTCGGTGCGGCCGCGGAGATCCCGTCCTTCGCAACTGAACGCAGTTCTCAGAACGGCGACG includes the following:
- a CDS encoding PRC-barrel domain-containing protein, which translates into the protein MNCSTTIHVTVAGLILACAGMALSVQPATDPPRATPHESRQQDPNRMTNADFRSADWVNSRSVVNDNGEVIADVSNLVIDRGSGRIEHIVVKTGGVLGLGGREIAIPVNSFRWDSGKDQNLLLSATAEQLEKFPEFTPQTWSKVSGTLAKESDSRDPYAGSLDNPSTARVQGTITSVRRERLSGVGEQVLVVVATDEGANREIALGPTWFVNSSEIAPMRGDSVVIDTMALPRDPDHRSVATRLSANGKDLRLRDNNAKPLWHVDSSAASTSPTRLLLASDLQGKSVTCRGKQCGTVHDVIFERTSGDLAFLSIDPNENFLGIADTKRLVPWAVASVGSDGGIRLDASKEMILSSMETPTDLVSLNSSAGSVYKAYDVAPPRFEPLPPAPPTAAALGEDAWSTQGPVLRAIDRGSATKISGTVSNVHSVDLGEGVRPAKALTLKTTTGEQVVLLGPAWYMDNQPIKCDKGAVISSDVYQTTINGKPYWIARTIDVNGDHIVLIDSSNTPSWDRE